From Pseudarthrobacter equi, a single genomic window includes:
- a CDS encoding GlsB/YeaQ/YmgE family stress response membrane protein, producing MGFLAWIILGLIVGAIVKAVMPGRVGGGWVTSLVLGVVGAIVGGWIGSLLFNRGDLGFFDLGTWILAIVGGLVVAGIYGAITGRGKATRAP from the coding sequence ATGGGTTTTCTTGCTTGGATTATTCTCGGCCTGATCGTTGGGGCCATTGTTAAAGCCGTCATGCCCGGCCGGGTCGGCGGCGGTTGGGTCACCAGCCTGGTTCTGGGTGTGGTGGGCGCCATCGTAGGTGGCTGGATTGGCAGCCTCCTGTTCAACCGGGGCGATCTTGGCTTCTTCGACCTCGGAACCTGGATTCTCGCTATTGTTGGCGGCTTGGTGGTCGCCGGCATCTACGGAGCAATCACGGGCCGCGGCAAGGCAACCCGCGCGCCCTAG
- a CDS encoding SIMPL domain-containing protein — MTPADTPSPLRDGSVTVTGSGWADAAPDVAVVSIGVECRRDSVEAAYSAAGSALAAVTAALRGQGVAPADLRTAGLNVRADLVWREGEGQRVAGYVAASTLAVQLRDVSAASRMISDATAAGGNDVRLNGLTFSISDPSAVKERARAAAWEDARAAAAQYAALASATLGSVLSVSELPTGQGTVPVAGIQRLAAAESVSVEPGESRVDAAVTVVWELIAGQ, encoded by the coding sequence ATGACGCCGGCCGACACCCCCTCACCCCTGCGTGATGGCAGCGTGACCGTCACAGGGTCCGGCTGGGCGGATGCCGCTCCGGATGTGGCGGTTGTTTCCATCGGCGTGGAATGCCGCCGCGATTCCGTCGAGGCTGCCTACTCTGCGGCGGGGAGCGCCCTGGCTGCCGTCACAGCAGCACTCCGCGGGCAAGGCGTTGCCCCTGCGGACCTGCGGACGGCCGGGCTGAACGTCAGGGCAGACCTGGTGTGGCGGGAGGGCGAAGGCCAGCGGGTCGCAGGGTATGTCGCTGCCAGCACCCTTGCTGTGCAGCTGCGGGATGTATCGGCGGCTTCGCGGATGATTTCCGATGCCACTGCTGCCGGTGGCAATGACGTCCGGCTCAACGGCCTGACCTTCTCAATTTCGGATCCGTCCGCGGTGAAAGAGCGTGCCCGCGCAGCCGCGTGGGAGGACGCCAGGGCCGCTGCCGCACAGTACGCCGCCCTTGCCTCCGCCACGCTGGGCAGTGTCCTGTCCGTGTCCGAGCTGCCGACGGGGCAGGGCACCGTCCCCGTGGCCGGGATCCAGCGCCTGGCCGCGGCGGAAAGCGTGTCCGTGGAGCCGGGGGAAAGCCGTGTGGACGCAGCCGTCACTGTGGTGTGGGAGCTCATAGCCGGGCAGTAG
- a CDS encoding MFS transporter encodes MSSATQTSTAGPLTSRNLALAIISLAMGGVGIGVTEFTMMGLLKEVEQGLGISTPEAGHLISAYALGVVVGAPLLAAVGARLPRKQLALGLLLFFTVANLTSFVAPDYGTMLVSRFAAGLPHGAFFGVAAVIAASLVPPTRRGWAISMVMAGLSISNVVGVPFATWLGQTYGWRLLFVLVGFIGLLTLAMVWRFVPFQAAHPDASIRRELGALKRLQVWLAILIGVVGFGGFFATYTYIAHTMTTVAGIPSSLIPLVVALYGLGMVAGNIVGGRLADKSVMGTLYRVLPAIAVALVVYAVAVHWPWSALVMVFVVGASGSMLIPALQTRLLDASPDAPSLASSLNHAALNVANALGAFLGGLVIALGWGYVAPALVGAVLAVLGFGVAVLSGVLERRQLLKA; translated from the coding sequence ATGAGCAGCGCCACCCAAACGTCCACGGCAGGCCCCCTGACCTCCCGCAACCTGGCGCTCGCGATTATCTCGCTGGCCATGGGCGGCGTCGGCATCGGTGTTACCGAGTTCACCATGATGGGCCTGCTGAAAGAGGTGGAACAGGGGCTGGGCATCAGCACGCCGGAGGCCGGCCATCTGATTTCCGCCTACGCCCTGGGCGTGGTGGTGGGCGCGCCGCTGCTGGCTGCTGTTGGTGCGCGGCTGCCGCGCAAACAGCTCGCCCTGGGCCTGTTGCTTTTCTTCACGGTGGCAAACCTGACGTCGTTCGTGGCTCCCGACTACGGCACCATGCTGGTGTCGCGCTTCGCCGCCGGCCTTCCGCACGGCGCGTTCTTCGGTGTTGCGGCGGTCATCGCTGCGTCCCTCGTTCCGCCCACCCGCCGCGGCTGGGCGATTTCGATGGTGATGGCCGGACTGAGCATCTCCAACGTGGTGGGCGTACCCTTCGCCACCTGGCTCGGGCAGACCTATGGCTGGCGGCTGCTGTTCGTCCTGGTCGGTTTTATCGGACTGCTGACCCTGGCGATGGTCTGGCGCTTTGTGCCCTTCCAGGCTGCCCACCCCGATGCGAGCATCAGGCGTGAGCTCGGCGCTTTGAAGCGGCTGCAGGTGTGGCTGGCCATCCTCATCGGCGTGGTGGGCTTTGGCGGCTTCTTTGCCACCTACACCTACATCGCCCACACCATGACCACGGTGGCCGGGATCCCGTCATCGCTGATTCCCCTGGTGGTGGCCCTGTACGGCCTGGGCATGGTGGCCGGCAACATCGTGGGCGGAAGGCTCGCCGACAAGTCGGTCATGGGAACCCTGTACAGGGTTCTGCCCGCCATTGCGGTTGCCCTGGTGGTCTATGCCGTGGCGGTGCACTGGCCGTGGTCGGCACTGGTCATGGTGTTCGTGGTGGGCGCCTCCGGGTCCATGCTGATCCCGGCACTGCAGACCCGGCTGCTGGATGCCTCCCCCGATGCCCCGTCGCTGGCATCCTCACTGAACCACGCGGCGCTGAATGTCGCCAATGCCCTGGGCGCTTTCCTCGGCGGCCTCGTCATCGCCCTCGGGTGGGGCTACGTGGCTCCCGCGCTGGTAGGTGCCGTCCTGGCGGTCCTGGGCTTCGGCGTCGCCGTCCTCAGTGGCGTGTTGGAACGCCGGCAGCTGCTGAAGGCTTGA
- a CDS encoding TrmH family RNA methyltransferase, whose translation MNKTGRPQDSPLSNPRADRVRDVAKLAGRPARLKRGHFLAEGPQSVREALRLHQERLAAGSPGVVTDVYASETCLDRFPEFEELAEGTNAWLATDEVLAAMADTVNPQGIIAVCRFVDVSLESVLDAGPRLIAVLCQVRDPGNAGTVLRAADSAGADAVVLTGSSVDIYNPKAVRSTAGSLFHLPVVLGAEVADLVEACKARGIGILAADGYGSLNLDALQDENARRRLTGSGPDSVYDLGGPTAWLFGNEAQGLSAAELELADHRVAVPVYGAAESLNLGTAATVCLYASARSQRN comes from the coding sequence ATGAACAAAACCGGGCGCCCGCAAGATTCCCCACTGTCCAATCCCCGAGCCGATCGGGTGCGTGACGTGGCGAAACTTGCAGGGCGCCCGGCCCGTTTAAAGCGCGGTCACTTCCTGGCCGAAGGCCCGCAGTCGGTGCGCGAAGCCCTGAGGCTCCACCAGGAGCGGCTTGCAGCGGGTTCCCCGGGCGTGGTCACCGATGTGTATGCCAGCGAGACATGCCTGGACCGCTTTCCGGAGTTCGAGGAACTTGCTGAGGGAACAAACGCCTGGCTGGCCACGGATGAAGTCCTGGCAGCCATGGCAGACACTGTCAATCCGCAGGGCATCATCGCCGTCTGCAGGTTCGTTGATGTGTCGCTGGAGTCGGTGCTCGACGCCGGTCCCCGCCTGATTGCCGTCTTGTGCCAGGTGCGTGACCCCGGAAACGCCGGGACGGTGCTCCGCGCCGCTGATTCCGCGGGTGCTGACGCAGTGGTGCTGACCGGGTCCAGCGTTGACATCTACAACCCCAAGGCGGTCCGCTCCACGGCGGGTTCGCTGTTCCACTTGCCCGTGGTCCTGGGCGCTGAAGTTGCCGACCTCGTGGAGGCGTGCAAGGCGCGCGGGATAGGCATCCTGGCTGCTGACGGGTACGGGTCGTTGAACCTGGATGCCCTCCAGGACGAAAACGCCAGGCGCCGGCTGACGGGCTCCGGCCCCGATTCGGTGTACGACCTCGGAGGGCCTACTGCCTGGCTGTTCGGCAACGAAGCGCAGGGGCTTTCCGCGGCCGAGCTTGAATTGGCTGACCACCGGGTGGCCGTGCCCGTCTACGGAGCCGCCGAAAGCCTGAACCTGGGAACGGCTGCCACCGTCTGCCTGTATGCGAGTGCCAGGTCCCAGCGCAACTGA
- the rplT gene encoding 50S ribosomal protein L20, whose amino-acid sequence MARVKRAVNAHKKRRVILERAKGYRGQRSRLYRKAKEQLLHSFVYSYGDRKKKKGDFRRLWIQRINAASRANGLTYNRLIQGLKAAEVEVDRRMLAELAVSDANAFAALVKVAKDSLPADTSAPAVQAAAAPKAAKKPATRKKAVAAEAAAE is encoded by the coding sequence GTGGCACGTGTGAAGAGGGCGGTCAACGCCCACAAGAAGCGCCGGGTTATCCTTGAACGCGCAAAGGGCTACCGTGGACAGCGTTCACGCCTGTACCGCAAGGCCAAAGAGCAGCTGCTGCACTCGTTTGTGTACAGCTACGGCGACCGCAAGAAGAAGAAGGGCGACTTCCGCCGCCTGTGGATCCAGCGCATCAACGCGGCTTCCCGCGCCAACGGCCTGACCTACAACCGCCTGATCCAGGGCCTGAAGGCCGCTGAGGTCGAGGTTGACCGCCGCATGCTGGCTGAACTGGCCGTCTCCGACGCCAACGCCTTCGCTGCGCTGGTCAAGGTTGCCAAGGACTCCCTGCCTGCTGACACCTCCGCTCCCGCTGTCCAGGCTGCCGCTGCCCCCAAGGCTGCGAAGAAGCCGGCCACGCGCAAGAAGGCTGTCGCCGCCGAGGCTGCTGCCGAGTAA
- a CDS encoding (deoxy)nucleoside triphosphate pyrophosphohydrolase, with protein sequence MTELIQVVGGAVVDRLDQPSMLLVARRNAPEKLAGLWEFPGGKVEPGEEPESALRRELLEELGVVVRLGTELPADGPGGWPLNDRAAMRVWTAEITSGEPRPLEDHDQLRWLPLDGPDAVLALPWIPADFPIVRALLASLAVPAEGR encoded by the coding sequence GTGACTGAACTGATACAGGTGGTGGGCGGTGCAGTGGTGGACCGGCTGGACCAGCCGTCCATGCTGCTGGTGGCGCGGCGCAATGCCCCGGAAAAGTTGGCGGGCCTGTGGGAGTTCCCCGGTGGCAAGGTGGAGCCCGGAGAGGAACCCGAGAGCGCTCTCCGGCGGGAGCTGCTGGAGGAGCTCGGCGTCGTTGTCCGCCTCGGGACGGAGCTTCCTGCTGACGGGCCCGGCGGCTGGCCGCTGAACGACCGTGCCGCCATGCGCGTCTGGACTGCAGAGATTACCTCCGGGGAGCCCCGTCCGCTGGAGGACCATGACCAGTTGCGCTGGCTGCCCCTGGACGGCCCGGATGCCGTCCTGGCGCTGCCGTGGATACCGGCGGATTTCCCGATTGTCCGCGCATTGCTCGCATCCCTGGCCGTTCCGGCCGAAGGACGCTGA
- the rpmI gene encoding 50S ribosomal protein L35, producing the protein MPKMKTHSGAKKRFKLTGSGKLRRQQANRRHYLEHKSSRLTRRLAGDKIVFKGDAKVIRKMLGI; encoded by the coding sequence ATGCCGAAGATGAAGACCCACAGCGGTGCTAAGAAGCGCTTCAAGCTGACCGGCAGTGGCAAGCTGCGCCGCCAGCAGGCCAACCGCCGCCACTACCTCGAGCACAAGTCCTCCAGGCTGACCCGCCGCCTCGCCGGCGACAAGATCGTCTTCAAGGGCGACGCCAAGGTCATCCGGAAGATGCTCGGCATCTAA
- the pheS gene encoding phenylalanine--tRNA ligase subunit alpha yields MTETLPGDAIPNPTDEAAINAAVDQAVTAIAGAATLDELKAVRLAHTGEKSPLSLANREIGRLPKDQKALAGKLMGASRGRVNKALADRTAVLEAENDARILLEETVDVTAAPRRRRAGARHPLSTLQDRVSDIFVGMGWEIAEGPEVESEWFNFDALNFKPDHPAREMQDTFFVEPPEAHLLMRTHTSPVQVRSMLERDLPIYVLCPGKVFRTDELDATHTPVFHQFEGLAIDKGLSMADLLGTLEHFTRQMFGDEAKVRLRPNYFPFTEPSAELDIFHPGAKGGPRWIEWGGCGMVNPNVLRAAGIDPDVYSGFAFGMGIERALMFRNEVSDMRDMIEGDVRFSEHFGMEI; encoded by the coding sequence ATGACTGAAACTTTGCCGGGCGATGCCATCCCGAACCCCACGGATGAAGCCGCCATCAACGCCGCTGTAGACCAGGCCGTCACCGCCATCGCCGGTGCTGCCACCCTTGACGAGCTGAAGGCGGTGAGGCTGGCGCACACGGGGGAGAAGTCACCCCTCAGCCTGGCCAACCGTGAAATCGGCAGGCTCCCCAAGGACCAGAAGGCGCTCGCCGGGAAGCTGATGGGCGCGTCCCGCGGCCGGGTCAACAAGGCGCTCGCCGACCGTACCGCGGTGCTGGAAGCCGAGAACGACGCACGGATCCTCCTCGAAGAGACTGTGGACGTCACTGCGGCACCCCGCCGTCGTCGTGCCGGTGCCCGGCACCCGCTGTCCACCCTGCAGGACCGCGTCTCGGACATTTTCGTGGGCATGGGCTGGGAAATCGCCGAAGGCCCGGAGGTGGAATCGGAGTGGTTCAACTTCGACGCCCTCAACTTCAAGCCGGACCACCCGGCACGGGAAATGCAGGACACGTTCTTCGTGGAGCCGCCCGAGGCACACCTCCTCATGCGCACGCACACGTCCCCGGTCCAGGTCCGCTCCATGCTGGAACGCGATCTGCCCATCTACGTCCTGTGCCCGGGCAAGGTGTTCCGCACCGATGAACTCGACGCCACGCACACCCCGGTGTTCCACCAGTTCGAGGGCCTGGCCATCGACAAGGGCCTGTCCATGGCAGACCTGCTCGGCACCCTGGAGCACTTCACCCGGCAGATGTTCGGCGACGAAGCGAAGGTCAGGCTGCGGCCCAACTACTTCCCGTTCACCGAGCCGTCCGCGGAACTGGACATCTTCCACCCGGGCGCCAAGGGCGGTCCGCGCTGGATCGAGTGGGGCGGCTGCGGCATGGTCAACCCCAACGTCCTCCGCGCTGCCGGCATCGACCCCGATGTCTATTCAGGTTTTGCCTTCGGCATGGGCATCGAGCGTGCCCTCATGTTCCGCAACGAGGTCAGCGACATGCGCGACATGATCGAAGGCGATGTACGTTTCAGCGAGCACTTCGGGATGGAGATCTAA
- the pheT gene encoding phenylalanine--tRNA ligase subunit beta: MRIPLSWLREFAEVPAGATAEDVMEELVKVGFEEEDVHRPTDTLQGPVVVGQVLSIVKEPQTNGKTINWCQVRVVPEGAEQTLTGEGIDPSGVQGIICGAHNFVEGDKVVVTLPGAVLPGDFRISARKTYGHLSAGMIASVRELGIGDDHDGILVLSRIGLDPEIGTDAMELLGLYDQAAEINVTPDRGYAFSIRGAAREYAHATGTTFTDPASKVQAPDVLSGGYGVKLNDDAPIYGKPGCDRFVARTVRGVDPSRPTPPWMASRLRLAGIRSISLPVDISNYVMLELGQPTHCYDLDKLSGDIVVRRATAGEKITTLDDKERTLDPEDLLITDDSGAIGIAGVMGGAATEVGDTTSNILVEAAHFDEVSISRSRRRHKLPSEASKRFERGVDWHVAGIAAQRVVDLLVELAGGTADDAGTDVGTAPETVTIDLPAAFAAARIGIDFTEEQIVTALEDLGAAVEKHGDGWTVTAPSWRHDLETKEDLSEEIARLVGYDKIPATLPVAPPGRGLTRLQQQRRRLIQALADAGLTEVLSYPFVSKAANDTFGVAEQGAARPALKLANPISEEQGFLRTSVLPGLIEVAKRNHSRGFRDLAIFESGLVFLPGSTMGTASIPPLGAKPADEVLDALYDGVPDQPFHVAAVLTGHDSPAAAGHEPRLWDWADALDIARLAGDVLGVDLVVSQGSHQAFHPGRAARLSLRTGETVGYGGELHPKLLAASDMPARSVALEINADALFDAAPDVIVARHISTFPVATQDVALVVPADVPADDVLAVLREGAGELLEDVALFDVYAGKGIEDGKKSLAFGLRFRAADRTLTADEASAAREGAVALAAERFGAVQR, translated from the coding sequence GTGCGTATCCCCCTTTCCTGGCTGCGTGAATTCGCAGAGGTACCGGCCGGAGCCACGGCCGAAGACGTCATGGAAGAACTGGTCAAGGTCGGCTTCGAGGAAGAGGACGTCCACCGTCCCACCGATACCCTGCAGGGGCCGGTCGTGGTGGGCCAGGTCCTGAGCATCGTCAAGGAACCGCAGACCAACGGCAAGACCATCAACTGGTGCCAGGTCCGCGTGGTTCCCGAGGGCGCGGAGCAGACCCTGACCGGAGAGGGCATCGACCCTTCCGGAGTCCAGGGCATCATCTGCGGCGCCCACAACTTCGTGGAAGGCGACAAGGTAGTGGTCACGCTCCCGGGCGCCGTCCTGCCGGGTGACTTCCGCATCTCTGCCCGCAAGACGTATGGACACCTTTCCGCCGGCATGATCGCCTCCGTCCGTGAGCTGGGCATCGGCGATGACCACGACGGCATCCTGGTTCTCTCCCGCATCGGCCTTGATCCGGAAATCGGCACGGACGCGATGGAACTGCTGGGCCTCTACGACCAGGCAGCCGAAATCAACGTCACGCCGGACCGCGGCTACGCCTTCTCCATCCGCGGCGCGGCGCGCGAGTACGCGCATGCCACAGGAACCACCTTCACGGACCCCGCCAGCAAGGTGCAGGCGCCTGACGTGCTGTCCGGCGGCTACGGCGTCAAGCTCAACGACGACGCCCCCATCTACGGCAAGCCCGGCTGCGACCGCTTCGTGGCGCGCACCGTCCGCGGCGTGGACCCCAGCCGGCCCACCCCGCCATGGATGGCGTCACGCCTGCGCCTGGCCGGCATCCGCTCCATCTCCCTGCCGGTGGATATTTCCAACTACGTCATGCTCGAACTGGGCCAGCCCACGCACTGCTACGACCTGGACAAGCTGTCCGGGGACATCGTGGTGCGCCGCGCAACCGCGGGCGAGAAGATCACCACCCTCGATGACAAGGAACGCACCCTCGATCCTGAGGACCTGCTCATCACCGACGACTCCGGTGCCATCGGCATCGCCGGCGTCATGGGCGGCGCGGCAACCGAGGTGGGCGATACGACGTCGAACATCCTGGTTGAGGCGGCCCACTTCGATGAGGTGTCCATCAGCCGTTCCCGCCGCCGGCACAAGCTGCCGTCCGAAGCGTCCAAGCGCTTCGAGCGCGGCGTCGACTGGCACGTGGCCGGCATCGCCGCCCAGCGCGTCGTGGACCTCCTGGTGGAACTGGCCGGCGGCACAGCCGACGACGCCGGAACCGACGTCGGGACCGCACCGGAAACCGTCACCATTGATCTTCCCGCAGCGTTCGCGGCCGCCCGGATCGGCATCGACTTCACGGAAGAGCAGATCGTGACCGCCCTGGAGGACCTCGGCGCCGCGGTGGAAAAGCACGGCGACGGCTGGACGGTCACAGCGCCGAGCTGGCGGCACGACCTCGAGACCAAGGAAGACCTGTCCGAGGAAATCGCGCGGCTGGTGGGCTACGACAAGATTCCCGCCACGCTGCCGGTCGCTCCTCCGGGGCGTGGCCTGACGCGCCTGCAGCAGCAGCGCCGCCGGCTCATCCAGGCACTGGCCGACGCCGGTCTCACCGAAGTCCTGTCGTACCCGTTTGTCTCCAAGGCCGCCAACGATACGTTCGGCGTGGCGGAACAGGGTGCCGCCCGGCCCGCGCTTAAGCTGGCCAACCCCATCAGCGAAGAGCAGGGCTTCCTGCGCACCTCCGTCCTGCCGGGCCTGATCGAGGTGGCCAAGCGGAACCACTCCCGTGGCTTCCGCGACCTCGCCATCTTCGAGTCCGGGCTTGTGTTCCTGCCCGGCAGCACCATGGGCACCGCCTCCATTCCGCCGCTCGGCGCAAAGCCCGCCGACGAGGTGCTGGATGCACTGTACGACGGCGTCCCGGACCAGCCGTTCCACGTCGCCGCCGTCCTGACGGGGCATGATTCCCCGGCTGCCGCTGGGCACGAACCCCGGCTGTGGGACTGGGCGGACGCCCTGGACATCGCCCGCCTCGCCGGGGACGTCCTTGGGGTGGACCTCGTGGTCAGCCAGGGGAGCCACCAGGCGTTCCACCCGGGCCGCGCCGCACGCTTGTCGCTGCGGACGGGCGAGACCGTGGGTTACGGCGGTGAGCTGCACCCCAAGCTGCTGGCAGCCTCTGACATGCCCGCCCGCTCGGTGGCGCTGGAGATCAACGCCGACGCCCTGTTCGACGCGGCCCCGGACGTAATCGTGGCCCGCCACATTTCCACGTTCCCGGTGGCCACCCAGGACGTAGCGCTGGTGGTTCCCGCTGATGTGCCCGCGGACGACGTCCTCGCCGTACTCCGGGAAGGCGCCGGCGAACTGCTGGAGGACGTCGCCCTGTTCGACGTGTATGCCGGCAAGGGCATCGAAGACGGCAAGAAGTCACTGGCGTTCGGCCTGCGGTTCCGCGCCGCGGACCGCACCCTGACGGCTGACGAAGCGTCCGCCGCACGCGAGGGCGCCGTGGCACTGGCCGCCGAGCGCTTCGGGGCAGTCCAGCGCTAG
- a CDS encoding Rv2578c family radical SAM protein: MRWDAQALLQPPGDGSAATPALLPLAGLVRSVTTPEFAGITFHEVTAKSVLNRVPAGSKMPFEWTVNPYRGCSHACVYCFARKSHTYLDFDAGLDFDSQVVVKVNAAEVLRKELAKPSWTRPQVALGTNTDPYQRAEGRYRLMPGIIAALADSGTPLSILTKGTLLARDIPLLKSAAAQVPVGLGISLAMTDEALSEAIEPGTPGPRARLKLVSRLREAGLPCGVMAMPILPWLSDSDEALDALFASLAAAGATGVSAGALYLKPGTREWFMKWIAANHPGLAGRYRRLYGSGSYASKEYRTWLAGKVRYFKARHGFAFSSGFSHRDLDPREEEAGYPAGIIPEARQGHGEGNSAPHGGAAGAQQALF; the protein is encoded by the coding sequence ATGAGATGGGACGCGCAGGCACTGCTGCAGCCACCCGGGGACGGCTCTGCTGCCACCCCCGCACTACTTCCGCTTGCCGGCCTGGTCCGTTCCGTCACCACACCGGAGTTTGCGGGCATCACCTTTCACGAAGTCACCGCTAAATCTGTGCTGAACAGGGTGCCGGCCGGTTCGAAGATGCCGTTTGAGTGGACCGTGAATCCCTACCGCGGCTGCAGCCACGCCTGCGTTTACTGCTTTGCGCGCAAGAGCCACACCTACCTCGATTTTGACGCCGGCCTGGACTTCGACAGCCAGGTGGTGGTCAAGGTCAACGCGGCCGAAGTCCTGCGCAAAGAGTTGGCCAAGCCCTCCTGGACGCGGCCGCAGGTGGCGCTGGGAACCAACACCGACCCCTACCAGCGTGCGGAGGGAAGGTACCGGCTGATGCCCGGCATCATTGCTGCGCTGGCTGACTCCGGCACTCCCCTCTCCATCCTGACCAAGGGTACGCTGCTGGCGCGGGACATACCTTTGCTGAAGAGCGCGGCAGCACAGGTCCCTGTGGGCCTTGGCATTTCACTGGCGATGACGGACGAGGCCCTTTCCGAGGCCATAGAACCGGGCACGCCGGGTCCGCGGGCCCGGCTCAAGCTCGTGTCCAGGCTCCGGGAGGCGGGTCTTCCGTGCGGCGTCATGGCGATGCCCATCCTGCCGTGGCTCTCGGACAGCGACGAAGCCCTTGACGCACTTTTCGCGTCGCTGGCCGCAGCCGGCGCCACCGGCGTCAGCGCGGGCGCCCTGTACCTCAAACCCGGCACCCGGGAATGGTTCATGAAGTGGATTGCCGCAAACCATCCCGGGCTGGCTGGCCGCTACCGCCGCCTCTACGGGTCAGGCTCCTACGCGTCCAAGGAGTACAGAACCTGGCTGGCGGGCAAGGTGCGCTACTTCAAGGCGCGGCACGGCTTCGCCTTCTCGTCCGGGTTCAGCCACCGGGACCTTGATCCCCGCGAGGAGGAAGCCGGGTACCCCGCAGGCATCATCCCCGAAGCACGGCAGGGGCACGGTGAAGGCAATTCCGCCCCGCACGGTGGTGCTGCGGGCGCTCAGCAGGCCCTCTTCTAG
- a CDS encoding cation diffusion facilitator family transporter: protein MAAHGGNKAIIAALAANLSIAALKFVAYFLTRSSSMLAEAIHSVADSGNQLLLLVGGKKSQRAASPQHPFGYGRERYIYAFIVSIVLFSVGGLFALFEAWEKFRDPHAIEGGFWWVPLAVLVGAILAEGFSFRTAIRESNHSRGSQSWVKFVRSAKEPELPVILLEDFGALLGLAFALIGVGMTLLTGNGLWDAAGTAMIGLLLVAIAVVLALETKSLLVGESATRQDVEKITAAIESDGGRLIHLKTLHLGPEELLVAAKIAVSRSSTGEQIATEIDATEARIRAAVPIARVIYLEPDLQRTSALEDR, encoded by the coding sequence GTGGCTGCACATGGCGGAAACAAAGCGATCATTGCGGCGCTGGCCGCCAACCTGTCCATCGCGGCATTGAAGTTCGTTGCCTACTTCCTCACCAGGTCGTCGTCGATGCTCGCCGAGGCAATCCACTCGGTGGCCGATTCCGGAAACCAGCTCCTGCTGCTGGTGGGCGGCAAGAAGTCGCAGCGGGCGGCCAGCCCCCAGCACCCTTTCGGGTACGGACGTGAGCGGTACATCTATGCCTTCATCGTCTCCATCGTGCTGTTCAGTGTCGGTGGCCTCTTTGCGCTGTTCGAAGCCTGGGAAAAGTTCCGCGATCCGCACGCGATCGAAGGGGGTTTCTGGTGGGTTCCGCTGGCTGTCCTGGTGGGGGCCATCCTGGCCGAGGGCTTCTCCTTCCGGACGGCGATCCGTGAATCGAACCACTCCCGCGGCTCCCAGTCCTGGGTGAAGTTCGTCCGCAGCGCCAAGGAGCCGGAGCTCCCGGTGATCCTGCTCGAGGATTTCGGCGCCCTGCTGGGCCTGGCGTTCGCCCTGATCGGCGTAGGCATGACGCTCCTGACCGGCAACGGCCTGTGGGATGCCGCGGGAACGGCCATGATCGGCCTGCTGCTGGTTGCCATCGCTGTGGTGCTGGCGCTGGAAACGAAGTCGCTGCTCGTGGGGGAGTCCGCCACACGGCAGGACGTCGAAAAGATCACGGCCGCCATTGAGTCCGACGGCGGCCGGCTGATCCACCTCAAGACGCTGCACCTGGGGCCGGAAGAACTCCTGGTGGCGGCCAAGATCGCCGTCAGCAGGTCCTCCACGGGGGAGCAGATTGCCACGGAGATCGACGCCACGGAGGCACGGATCCGCGCGGCTGTCCCCATAGCGCGCGTGATCTACCTGGAGCCTGACCTGCAGCGTACTTCCGCGCTGGAAGACCGTTAG